In one Nicotiana sylvestris chromosome 8, ASM39365v2, whole genome shotgun sequence genomic region, the following are encoded:
- the LOC138875931 gene encoding uncharacterized protein — protein MVVEKVLLKVSSIKGSMRFRKKGKLSPRFIGPFEVYHRIGEVAYKLPFPPRLLSVHLVFNISMLQKYDGNSSYVLDFSTIQLDGDFIYDVELVAIFEQRVQKLRSKDIASVNIQ, from the coding sequence ATGGTTGTagagaaggttttgctgaaggtttcatcCATAAAGGGTTCTATGAGGTTccggaagaagggaaagttgagccctcggttcattgggccttttgaggtatatcataggattggggaggtggcttacaagcttccCTTTCCACCTcgcttgttgagtgtgcatctagtatttaatatttctatgctccagaagtatgaCGGTAATTCAtcttatgttttggatttcagcacgattcagttggatggtgatttcaTTTATGATGTGGAGCTGGTGGCCATTTTTGAACAGCgggttcaaaagttaaggtcaaaggatatagcttcagtgaataTCCAGTAG
- the LOC138875932 gene encoding uncharacterized protein: protein MPKFDLYDGHGDPVVHLGGYCSKMRGVGGKDKLLMEYFSQSLSGAALEWYTRQDASRWYTWDDMAQAFARHFQYNIEIVPDRMSLAKIEKRPNESFSEYGPRWKEQAARVHPPMEEKEMVEFFLQAQEPTYFGHLITAVGRPFNDVVKMGEMVEDGLKSSKIMSYSTLKATTQAIQNDTGSLLGQKEHDDVAMVVSETRHRPKVLPPQYTQPQLQPQTYPRAPHNPPQYYPPNNVRSYVPPPGHSIEDCRSLKREIERMIQEGVIVINDSDREHTNPLGNLRTEVSDIEVVNGFGIIDVEPSG from the exons atgccaaagtttgatttgtatgacgggcACGGAGATCCCGTGGTCCACTTGGGAGGttactgcagtaagatgagaggcgtcggtgggaaagacaaattattgatggaATATTTtagtcagagtctgagtggggcagctctggagtggtacacccgccaagatgctagcaggtggtacacgtgggatgatatggctcaggcctttgccagacactttcagtacaatatagaaattgtcccAGATCGCATGTCCCTCGCCAAGATAGAAAAGAggcctaatgaaagctttagcGAATACGGGCCCAGGTGGAAAGAGCAAGCTGCCAGAGTCCATCCTCCtatggaagaaaaagagatggtcgagttctttcttcaagctcaagaaccaacttactttgggcatttgatcacAGCTGTGGGTaggccttttaatgatgtggtaaaaatgggagaaatggtagaagatgggctgaagtcgagcaagatcatgagctattctactttaaaagccacaacacaagcaattcagaacgacACAGGAAGTTTGTTGGGTCAGAAGGAACacgatgatgttgccatggttgttTCAGAGACACGACATAGACCAAAGGTCCTGCCTCCccaatatacccagcctcaactccaaccccaaacctatccccgagctccacataatccacctcagtattatcctccgaacaatgtccggtcaTATGTCCCACCACCAG gacatagcattgaagattgtcgttctttgaaaagggaaatagaaagaatgattcaagaaggggtaattgtgatcaatgacagtgacagggagcatacgaatcctcttgggaacttgcggACTGAAGTTAgtgatattgaagttgttaatggtttTGGCATTATTGATGTGgaacccagtggctaa